From the genome of Bacteroidales bacterium, one region includes:
- a CDS encoding dihydrolipoyllysine-residue succinyltransferase, producing MKIPSPGESITEVEIASWLVSDGDYVEKDQEIAEIESDKATLPLIAEASGKIEILAGEGETIHVGNIACRIDETAKAPDKPEPGEEKGDHQAETATHSKDSESSSKSSETVKETGKETDKEAGETKENEESYGKIKMTPVAQKMMEAYNLSIDDVLKGLRRITKQDVELAREALKSKEPAEEEPSNRRFSRETNRQRMSRLRRKLSERLVAVKNETAMLTTFN from the coding sequence ATGAAAATCCCCAGTCCCGGGGAGTCCATAACCGAAGTGGAAATAGCCAGCTGGCTGGTTAGCGATGGGGATTATGTGGAAAAAGATCAGGAAATCGCCGAAATTGAATCGGACAAAGCCACGCTACCACTTATTGCCGAGGCAAGCGGTAAAATAGAAATTTTGGCCGGGGAAGGAGAAACCATCCACGTAGGAAATATAGCCTGCCGGATAGACGAAACGGCAAAAGCCCCGGATAAACCCGAACCCGGAGAAGAGAAAGGGGATCATCAGGCGGAAACAGCAACCCATTCAAAGGATTCCGAATCTTCATCCAAATCCTCAGAAACAGTTAAAGAAACAGGCAAAGAAACAGATAAAGAAGCCGGTGAAACAAAAGAAAATGAAGAGTCTTATGGTAAAATAAAAATGACACCCGTCGCACAAAAGATGATGGAAGCATACAACCTTTCCATCGATGATGTACTGAAAGGGCTGAGGAGGATAACCAAACAGGATGTGGAGCTGGCACGGGAAGCCCTCAAGTCTAAAGAACCGGCTGAAGAAGAACCCAGTAACCGACGGTTTTCAAGAGAAACCAACCGCCAGCGCATGAGCCGCCTAAGGAGGAAACTCAGCGAGCGCCTGGTTGCCGTAAAAAACGAGACTGCCATGCTCACAACCTTCAATG